In the genome of Candidatus Buchananbacteria bacterium CG10_big_fil_rev_8_21_14_0_10_42_9, the window TTAGACCAATGCATGCATTGCCAACTGATTTAAAAAATAGCCTGTCTAATGCAAAAAAAGCTCAGGCTGCTTGGGATGATATTACTCCCCTTGCCCGCAACGAATTTATCTGCTGGGTTGAGGATGCTAAAAAGCCCGAAACCCGCGCTCGCCGCATTCGGCGGACGATTGAGGAATTAAATGATGGCATGCGCCGGCCGTGTTGTTGGCCCGGCTGCCCGCATAGATAATTAAAAGGTAATAGACTAGAAGCTTATTTTTTGATAAAATTACGAGACTAAATTAATAATTTAATCTTATGAAAAAAGCTGTTTTTACTTTGATGCTACTCTTAATCGCATTGCCTAATCTTACTTATGCTGCCTACTACATCAAATACGAAGGGGTAGACGGTGAAGCCATCGACTCTTCCGCGCCCGGCGTGGAGCCTGATGAGATTGATGCTCGCACTACCGATGATGGCGACTCAGCCAAAGGTAATGTCGAAACTGAATTTAAAGTTGAGAAAGGAGAATCGGCGGCGCCCGGCGTGGAGCCTGATGAGATTGACAGTAAATTTAATAGTGACAATGCTGAAGAAACTAATGGTGATGAAGATCAGCCAATTATTACCGGCCAAATTCCAAATACTGAGCAAGGAGGCATTGAACCGGACGAAATTGATGACAAATTCAGCGATGACTCACGAGAATCAACTTTTGCCATTCTTTTAAGTGGCGCTGGCGAAGATAAACCAAGCCAAGCAGGCAAGAAACAAATTGAAGATATTTTACTGCAAGGCGCGCACGCTGATGATGTGCCAATGGAAGAAATTTCACTAAACTTTGAAAAAATCGAAAGTAAAGTAAAGCAAGAAGTTAAATTATTTGGTTTCATTCCAATCCAAGCGACCGCAACAGTAGAAATTGATAAGCAAGAGCGGGTCAAAGTAAAATTTCCGTGGTGGGCATTTTTTGCCAGCGGTAAAAATAAAGAAGGATTAGGTGGGCGTGTATTCCAAACGCTAACAAATGTGTTAGAAACGAAACACGAAGCAATAAAAGTGATTACCAATAACATTAAGTAAACTTGACACCCAGCGCCATAAACAAAAGTCGCCAACCCTGGCGGCTTTTGTTATACTATTTTTATGAAACTAGAAAAAAATTATTCTATTTGGTTAAAAGCAACTGGTGAAGCCAAAAAAAAAATTACAAAGGGAAATTAATGATTTTGCCAAAAGATATAATACTTACACTTTTGAACCGCATGTGACTTTGGTTGGTCTGATGTATAAACCCAAAAATGAAGTGGTAACCAGGGGCGGCGAGATTGCTAAAAAGTTAAAACCCTATACTATCAAATTGCAAGATCTATTCTATATTGATGCCTACTACGGATGCCTGATGATTAAAGCTAAGCCAACACCAATGGTGATGCAAGCCAATAAAATAGCCCAAGAACTTTTTGTTCTTGAAGAGGACTATACGCCACATTTAAGTTTGATCTATGGTAATCTTGAAGCTAATGAAAAGAAAAAAATTATTTCTGAGGTTGGCACTAAATTACAATTAGAATTTATAGTCGATAAACTTTCAGTTTACTATACCGGGGGCTATGTCAAAGATTGGCATATGATTGAAGAATATAATTTTTCAAAATAAATTCACTGTTTTATAAACTTAGCTTTTGGTATAATAAAGGGAGAAGAATCTTAAATAAATAATCATTAATTATAAGCTTATGCCAAACATTCAAATTAATTATCTCGCTGTCATATTCGCGGCTGTTGCCTATATGATTATCGGGATTATTTGGTATGGGCCGCTATTTGGCAAACAATGGAAGGCGCTTGTGGGCCTAAGCGACGACGATATGAAAAAAATGAAAATGACCCCACTGCAATCAATGGCGGGCGGATTGGTGGCCGCGCTAGTCATGGCTTTTGTATTGGCTCATGATGCTTTTGTGTGGAGTGATTTTTTTGGAGGCGGCGTAGGTCGAGGTATTTTCGCCTTGCAACTAGCCTTTTGGATATGGCTTGGATATGTCGCCACCACCCAAGCCGGAAGTGTCCTTTGGGAGGGCCGACCATGGAAACTATTTTTTTTAAATGCCTCAAACACTCTTGTTAGCTTAATGGTTATGTCGCTAATTATTACTTACCTAGCCTAGCCAAAACTTTTTTTATTAATCAAAAATATGAATCGCAAAACATTATTTATAGCTATAACTATTATCCTCGCCGCCCTCACTATGGCTACCGGCCGAATTATTTGGCCCGACCCAGCAGGCGCTGAAACGCCGCAATCAAATTTAATCCCATTTTTTGTAATTTTAAGTATTTTTGAATCCGTTGCCTTTGGAATCGGTATCGCCCTTCTACTTTATTGGCGCCTAGCCCAGCGGGACTTAGTCGTATTGATAGCTTCTGTGTGGCTTTTAATTTCTTGGTGGCCGCATGACAATATTCATCGCGTAACCGACGAGCACAATTTTGTTTATCTTTTATTTATAGAATATGGCTTTCATGTGACTTTAATAATTGCTGGATTAATCGTTGCGCAATTCATAATTAAACAATTAAAAACTAAAGACACTCCGTCAATTAATTAATAACTAAATCGTATGAAAAAGAAATACACTAAACCAGAACAATTAGACAAATACGCCTTCTTGTGGTCGCAAGCGAGATTAGTAATTGCCGCGGTGGCACTGTTTTTAGGCGGTACCCCGCCCTTTATCGCCTACTCGCCGTCCAGCTTAATTGGCACCTTGTCATCTCTTCACGCAGTGGCTTATCTAATTTCAGGAGTTGCGGCCATCTACATGGTCTATCGCTGGAACCAAAGCAAACAAAAACTTTTCGGCCATAAAAATAAAATAGACCTTGCCGCTTTTTTTGTCAGTATCGTTTCAGGTGTTAATTTGGGATTAGTTGGCCTACTCGGAAAAAACATAGGCATGTCTATCACTTCTAGTTATCCGATTTTTATTCTGGTTGGAATAATTTATTTGATATCCATGATGCATCTGCAAAAACGCTGGAACCACTCCGGCCAAAAAATGTTCTCCTAGGGCGCGAGGTCAAACTATGTCAGAAAAACTTCAATCACGGCGCGAGATTGTAAAAGTTGCGGGTAAACTACGAGAGCTAACCACCGTCAAAGATGAGGCCGGGAACATTTTGCACAAAGCGCTTTCTCCCCTAACCGTTAAATTTCATCCTCGTGATTTTTTCCAAGTGATTGTGGGGGCGGCAATTATTTCTATCCCGGTAAGTTACACTGAGGAAGCGTGGCGGCTTGGCCAATCCATGCCGATGTTAAATGTATTAATTTTACTGGCTATTTCACTACTGTTTGTCGCCGCTTTTATCTATTC includes:
- a CDS encoding DUF1761 domain-containing protein; the protein is MPNIQINYLAVIFAAVAYMIIGIIWYGPLFGKQWKALVGLSDDDMKKMKMTPLQSMAGGLVAALVMAFVLAHDAFVWSDFFGGGVGRGIFALQLAFWIWLGYVATTQAGSVLWEGRPWKLFFLNASNTLVSLMVMSLIITYLA